From Halanaeroarchaeum sulfurireducens, a single genomic window includes:
- the amrA gene encoding AmmeMemoRadiSam system protein A — MVTLDDRHGEIAVSYARTVIERYLDDGVLPEPSVDTTPLNDERGAFVTLETDDDLRGCIGRPYPEQTGFEAIRQGAVGAATNDPRFPPVSTNELPDITVEVSLLSAPTPVTASGEPHHDVVEVGRDGLIVKGKGRSGLLLPQVPLDQGWTVEEFLQQTCRKAGMGPDCWRDDDIAVERFTAGVFTETEPRGDVDRVPLEEASMG; from the coding sequence ATGGTTACGCTCGACGATCGGCACGGTGAAATAGCAGTTTCATACGCTCGAACGGTCATCGAGCGGTATCTCGACGACGGTGTGCTCCCCGAGCCATCCGTCGATACCACCCCCCTGAACGACGAACGGGGTGCATTCGTCACCCTCGAAACTGATGACGATCTCCGCGGCTGCATCGGTCGGCCCTATCCCGAGCAAACTGGGTTCGAAGCGATCCGGCAGGGTGCCGTGGGCGCTGCGACGAACGATCCGCGGTTTCCGCCCGTCTCGACGAACGAGCTGCCTGATATTACGGTGGAGGTGAGCCTCCTGAGCGCTCCGACGCCGGTCACGGCGTCCGGTGAACCACACCATGACGTCGTCGAGGTCGGTCGCGACGGTCTGATCGTCAAAGGAAAGGGCCGGAGCGGACTCTTACTCCCGCAGGTTCCACTGGACCAGGGATGGACCGTGGAGGAATTTTTACAGCAAACTTGCCGGAAAGCCGGAATGGGACCGGACTGCTGGCGAGATGATGATATCGCCGTCGAACGGTTCACTGCCGGCGTGTTCACCGAGACGGAGCCGCGAGGAGACGTCGACCGGGTGCCCCTCGAGGAGGCGTCGATGGGATGA
- a CDS encoding universal stress protein, which translates to MYERILVATDGSSGTEAILDHAIATAEPYDATVTPLYVVDSRVVRSASDRDPDDVREELESAGEDALATAADRLEDAGIDVETERRNGNPEREILSVADDIDADLVVLGSHGKSPREKVAGLGSVSESVVKNADRPVMVTRLPDE; encoded by the coding sequence ATGTACGAGCGGATACTCGTCGCGACGGATGGCAGCAGCGGGACGGAGGCAATCCTCGACCACGCGATCGCAACCGCCGAACCCTACGACGCGACAGTGACGCCCCTCTACGTCGTGGACTCACGAGTGGTTCGATCAGCCTCCGATCGGGATCCTGACGACGTCCGAGAGGAACTCGAATCTGCCGGCGAAGACGCTCTCGCGACTGCCGCCGACCGACTAGAGGACGCCGGTATCGACGTGGAGACGGAACGACGCAATGGCAATCCGGAACGGGAGATCCTCTCGGTGGCGGACGATATCGATGCCGACCTCGTCGTCCTGGGAAGCCACGGAAAATCGCCGCGCGAGAAGGTGGCTGGCCTCGGCAGTGTTTCGGAGAGCGTCGTCAAAAACGCCGACCGACCGGTGATGGTGACGCGGCTCCCCGACGAGTGA
- the amrB gene encoding AmmeMemoRadiSam system protein B, which translates to MVDERPSAAAGRFYEGSRDALREQVESAFTHELGPGAVPEPGTGSPDIVGLVSPHAGLPYSGHVAAHGVDALASQGRPDVLVVVGPNHTGRGDPVAVSDADRWQTPLGSVPVHDTARDVVLRESDRATRDDRAHREEHALEVQLPFFQVVYDDPPAIVPIVMADQSRSSVNDLGDAIAAVSNRLDESVVGVASTDLTHYEPQDVAEQADRTVIERIEALDSSGLLEQVERQSISMCGPGPTAAVLSASVATGADEGRCLQYATSGDVTGSTAEVVGYCSAIVR; encoded by the coding sequence ATGGTCGATGAACGACCGTCGGCGGCAGCCGGACGGTTCTACGAGGGATCGCGGGACGCACTCCGGGAGCAGGTCGAGTCGGCGTTCACCCACGAGCTGGGTCCGGGAGCCGTTCCCGAGCCGGGGACCGGGTCACCCGACATCGTCGGGCTGGTGAGCCCACACGCCGGGCTCCCGTATTCGGGCCACGTGGCAGCTCACGGCGTCGACGCGCTCGCGAGCCAGGGCCGCCCTGACGTCCTCGTCGTCGTGGGACCGAACCATACTGGACGGGGCGATCCCGTTGCGGTCTCCGACGCCGACCGCTGGCAAACGCCACTCGGATCGGTACCAGTCCACGACACGGCCCGCGACGTGGTACTTCGCGAGTCCGATCGGGCGACCCGCGACGATCGAGCCCACCGCGAGGAACACGCTCTCGAGGTACAGCTTCCGTTCTTCCAGGTCGTCTACGACGATCCCCCGGCCATCGTCCCCATCGTGATGGCGGATCAATCTCGATCGAGCGTGAACGATCTGGGAGATGCGATCGCGGCCGTCTCGAATCGCCTCGACGAATCGGTCGTCGGCGTGGCGTCGACCGATCTCACTCACTACGAGCCTCAGGACGTAGCGGAGCAGGCAGATCGAACGGTCATCGAACGGATCGAGGCACTCGATTCGAGTGGACTGCTCGAACAGGTGGAACGCCAGTCAATATCGATGTGTGGGCCCGGCCCGACAGCCGCCGTCCTCTCCGCGTCGGTGGCAACCGGCGCCGACGAGGGGCGGTGTCTTCAGTACGCGACGAGCGGCGATGTGACCGGATCCACCGCGGAGGTCGTCGGGTACTGCTCCGCGATCGTGCGTTGA
- a CDS encoding DsbA family protein, protein MTNTRRSLLRTGGSLLVVGTAGCLGSGGDPETTTAESTTDEPFELPATVTADSLASPTIGPSDAPVTVSVYADFACKHCRNFVLDVFPDLRDEYVSEGVVRYEYHDYPIPVDEQWSWQMASAARAVQDQLGAEAYFAFTSGIFDHHGSYSMDVVDAVAEEVGADPDVVEQAANEETYRPVVEAEKAAGLEAGVEYTPTIFVDGTNTEQYKGADEFPYEWRVVSEAIEAARD, encoded by the coding sequence ATGACGAACACTCGTCGGTCACTGCTGCGAACAGGTGGATCGCTCCTCGTCGTGGGAACTGCCGGCTGTCTCGGATCAGGGGGCGACCCCGAGACGACGACCGCGGAATCGACGACCGACGAACCGTTCGAACTACCGGCGACGGTGACTGCCGACTCCCTTGCGTCGCCGACAATCGGTCCGTCGGACGCCCCGGTTACCGTCTCGGTCTACGCCGATTTCGCGTGCAAACACTGTCGAAACTTCGTCCTGGATGTCTTTCCCGATCTTCGGGACGAGTACGTGAGCGAAGGGGTCGTCCGTTACGAGTACCACGATTACCCAATTCCCGTGGACGAGCAGTGGTCCTGGCAGATGGCGAGCGCCGCCAGGGCCGTTCAGGATCAGCTCGGGGCCGAGGCATACTTCGCGTTTACCAGCGGCATCTTCGACCATCACGGCTCGTACTCGATGGACGTCGTCGATGCCGTCGCCGAGGAGGTCGGTGCGGATCCCGACGTGGTTGAACAGGCCGCAAACGAAGAGACCTATCGGCCGGTGGTCGAAGCCGAAAAGGCGGCCGGACTGGAAGCGGGCGTCGAATACACGCCGACGATCTTCGTCGATGGGACCAACACGGAGCAGTACAAGGGCGCGGATGAATTTCCGTACGAGTGGCGAGTCGTTTCGGAAGCGATCGAAGCGGCGCGTGACTGA